A section of the Micromonas commoda chromosome 14, complete sequence genome encodes:
- a CDS encoding predicted protein has translation SEDEGAEGYRKGGYHPVAVGDTYKDGRYVVREKLGWGHFSTVWICDDVATGAKVALKVQKSAAHYTEAARDEITILDKIAAVVRLVDSFEHKGPNGTHVCMCFEVLGDNLLALIKRYDYRGIPMRAVKAICRDVLAGLDYLHSRKKIIHTDLKPENVLLRKPLPKPETETETETETETARDMDVDVDGASGEARVEGGGASGQVPGEAAMTPELAAIHLNGEADADGGKELTKNQKKKAKKKAKKVAESNGDANVSKGGEATKKSGEGDDEEEEEKRKKAKGRKRRGPPPSTEDLENMQSVIVDLGNACWTYKQFTQDIQTRQYRCPEVILGAKYSTPADVWSLACMAFELATGDLLFDPRSGKDYDRDEDHLALMMELIGRMPKRIATNGKYCRDFFTRNGELRHIRSLKFWPLKDVLTEKYGFADADAAAMSDFLMPMLDFSPEHRATAGEMLMHPWL, from the exons cgcggaggggtACCGGAAGGGCGGATaccaccccgtcgccgtgggcgaTACCTACAAGGACGGCCGGTACGTCGTCCGGGAGAAGCTGGGGTGGGGCCACTTCTCCACCGTGTGGATatgcgacgacgtcgccacgGGTGCAAAGGTGGCGCTCAAGGTGCAAAAGAGCGCGGCGCACTacaccgaggcggcgagggacgagaTCACCATCCTCGacaagatcgccgcg GTGGTCAGGCTGGTGGACTCGTTCGAGCACAAGGGACCGAACGGCACGCACGTGTGCATGTGCttcgaggtgctcggcgataacctcctcgcgctcatcaAGCGGTACGATTACCGCGGTATCCCGATGCGCGCGGTGAAGGCCATCTGCAGGGACGTCCTGGCGGGTCTGGACTACCTCCACAGCCGCAAGAAGATCATCCACACCGATCTCAAGCCCGAGAACGTGCTGCTGAGAAAGCCGCTGCCCAAGCCCGAGACCGAGACCGAGACCGAGACCGAGACCGAGACCGCGCGGGAcatggacgtggacgtggacggcgcATCGGGTGAGGCCAGGGTTGAGGGGGGAGGAGCTTCCGGTCAGGTTCCGGGTgaggcggcgatgactcCGGAGCTCGCCGCAATTCACCTCAACGGCgaagccgacgcggacggcggtaAGGAACTCACCAAGAAccagaagaagaaggccaagaagaaggccaagaaggtTGCGGAGtccaacggcgacgcgaacgtctcgaagggcggcgaagcgacgaagaagagcggcgagggcgacgatgaggaggaggaggagaagcggAAAAAGGCGAAGGGTAGGAAGCGCcggggcccgccgccgtcgaccgaGGACCTCGAGAACATGCAGTCGGTCATCGTCGACCTCGGTAACGCGTGCTGGACGTACAAGCAGTTCACGCAAGACATCCAGACCCGGCAGTACCGGTGCCCCGAGGTTATCCTGGGCGCCAAGTACTCGACTCCCGCGGACGTGTGGTCCCTGGCTTGCATGGCGTTCGagctcgccaccggcgacCTCCTCTTCGACCCGAGGAGCGGCAAGGATtacgaccgcgacgaggaccacCTCGCGCTGATGATGGAGCTCATCGGTCGGATGCCCAAGCGGATCGCCACCAACGGCAAGTACTGCCGCGATTTCTTCACCAGGAACGGCGAGCTCAGGCACATTCGATCGCTCAAGTTTTGGCCCCTCAAGGACGTGCTCACGGAAAAGTACggcttcgccgacgccgacgccgcggcgatgtcggaCTTTCTGATGCCCATGCTGGACTTTTCCCCCGAGCACAGGGCCACCGCGGGGGAGATGCTGATGCACCCGtggctc